From the Cucumis sativus cultivar 9930 chromosome 5, Cucumber_9930_V3, whole genome shotgun sequence genome, the window ctttcctttctttctccaaatttgaaaacgAAACTCACTTCACTCTCCTCACCCATTTGGACCTCTAACTAGTTGGTTATTATACTCCGCTAACAAGCTCTAAAATGGTTAGTATAGTTCGTGATTACTAGtcttttaaactaattaacttaTTTATCTCAAGAAAATAGTAccaaaaaagttgaaaataagcTCAAAGAAACAACCCCTTAGATCTAATCTAAGCAGAAAATAGTACACAAAAGAtatgtttataatttgaatgagTTAGGCTTTAGTTGAAGTTGGGGGCCAAACAATCACATAAcgtttttattgtttttaaaattttattataagcTAAGGTGGTGATGGTGATGACGATGGATAAGGGAGAAAGAGAgttgaagaaaaggagagGAGCAGTGTGGAGATGGTGTTACGTCTTCGTTCCCCAAAATGAtgtctaataataatatttgtcCATTTATATTGTCAATCCATTTATCaatacacatattttttttctatatctcTATGCCTCTTTCTTTTCACTCTTTCCCACCCACTGCCTCCTTTTgtcctttttctctctcatttatATTGCCACCCACTTCCCACTTTgtccttccttccttctttatttatttatttcaccTTCCATCTCCCATGCAAATCTCTAGCCTTTTGCTTTTATAATATGTAGTTTTCACTTCCATGCACCATTCTGTATATctgttgttatttttgtaatgtaCAGTATTGGGGATGTGATCAATGAAAACTAGGTaggagggagagagagatatGGTGAGTTATACAAGTGGAAGGACGACAGGACGATATCTCTATTGGTAGGGTGaagaatttattaattgttcCTAAAGGTTTATATCAATGTTATCACCTTAATTTAgtgattttgtaatatatatactttggTGTCAAATATTAGACAGCAAATGGCCATAGATGTATTAGTGAAAATTggtataatgtttttttaggaGAAACCCTAAGTGAAATCATGAGAGTTTATATAATTATCTCCAAAGTAAACAATAGTTTGTGTGGAACTGAGATGGAGGGTCCATTATGCTAGcatataacaatatttgtCTTTTGATTCTCAAATAGCATGTGGTATATGTTCATGATCTAACTTTATAACATGTCAAATGAGAGTGATTTTTAAGCTATGTCAATACATGGTATTGAGTAGGACAAGTTCACTATTAAGATGGAGGAGAAATAGAGAGAATTGTGTTAATTATCCTTATCAAATGTTACAAATGAGAGACTATGAAGTGAAATTTAAATGAACCCCCatgattaaataaacaatacaTATTTGAcatacttaaatattttaatatttctaataTCCTAATATTTACTAATAACATTGGTTAGGCATTAGAGAAATCTCATGAGAAAAGAAAGTCTTgtgtataattattttaaaaaacatgcGAGTAAGAATAAAACAtgttaaatgtataaataattatccgttcaaaagaaagaaacacaactcaaGGTCAAGCAAGTAAAGTGTCGCATGGGATGTCGGAAAATGCTAGTTGTGCTAAGGATTCAATCCTATATTCCAAATCATGGCTTGAGACTTTACAACCTCCATCAAACACAACAATTTAATGTactaaacaatatttttcctCCACTTCACATGTGCATTTGAATAGTGTGTATACAAATTTCAACTAACTCAAAACAATGAACGAGTACTATACATTTGAAAGTAcagatatttgaaaaaaaccTACAAACTCAAAGTGGAAATAAGTGTGTTTTAACCAACGTAATAATATTGATAACACAAATTGATTGAATTTAGGTCTAAGGGTATATAAAGGGGAATGATGAAGAACCAAATTTCGCCATAAAAATCGCCTtgaaattgtttataattGAGAAATATGAGAGTGTGGGGCATTGTGATTTTGTGGGGAGagggaagaaaagagagaaagggatGCATAAAAAAAGTAAGTTAGTTGAAGTAGGGATAAGGCTAAAGGTTAAGGCAACACAGACGCAGAGAAATAGAGAGAGTACACAGTgaatatgcaaaaaagaatAGGTAATTAAACAGGAAGGCATCGACTCCCAAAACTCAAAAGCCTCTTTTGTAGcaatatttcttctttcttctaagTTGAATTGATTCCATAACGTACATAGAAAGAAACAGAGACCAAATAGGACCCATGAAAGCAATTTTAAAGGCATCATATTGGTCccataaataaaaactcaaaaaatatTAGTGGAATTCTGCTGCCACAGATTTGTATGCACATTTCATAATCTAACTTCTTtagacagtttttttttttttctttcttttcctctgtCAAATCTTCCATCACATGATTTAACCTCTCAGATAAACacatcaaaattcaataaaaactaaactaatcaGCAGCCACACATGAACATGATCCACCTTGATTTTGggaattatatatatccacTAATCCATGATGTCTATCCAAATATTTCAGAGATTCCTCAACAGTTTGGATTTGTATAATAATTTCAGACAgtcaaaaattatataaatatatatatatgagctAAATTACTGTTCTTTTGGAGGTTTTAgggtttgaaagaaagaaagaaatggagagggaTTCCATCAAAATGAAGCCTAGAGAGGTTGGAAAACTGGGGACCCTGGTAATGTCCTTTGAATAGGTGATGATGAGACTGAAAAGAGGTCCCATTTGGAAgaagggaaaataaaaaaaaaagaagaaaaagaaaaagaaaaggaaaatagtgactttgaaaaaagaaattgggcAGAGACAAAGGATTCTCAGCTGCATCACATGCCTTATGAGTTGGAAGCTTTGCACTGCCCCATTGGAATGGGGTGGATCCATGTTCTTCCCCCTGCCCTGttgcatatatttttttttttccaaatatttaaattaaatttctttaatatatatatatacataaaagaattaatttttaattaataatctgAATCTTCTCCTCCACATGTGTTCATGCTTCTGGTGTATTCAGCTGACACTGATTGATCCCATGTGCTTCCTCTCTCTGACGtcactatatttttctctcttttttctttaattttttaaattaggtGTTCTGAATActttgtttcatatatatatatatatatatatatatatatatatatattcatttccCCTTCCACACAGGAAGATATGCAGCGATAGGGATTCCCTAACAACTGGTTTAGTTTACAGTttccttaatttaaaaaaagaagattgttattataataatgaCTTATGGCTAAAGGGGATATTCGCAATCTCAGCCGTTGGTTTGGTAGGGACAATTTTTTGATTGGTTTGAACATTTATGAACAGTGAGTTTTTTTAGGATTCAAAAAGTCTTCtataaagattttcttttgcaGATTGAAATGAACGTAGTGTTATtgtatgtttttatatttgtataaaatgaaaaagggtGGGAAAAAGGAAGTGGCTTTCTTTAACCACAGCTACCTTATTtagattcaaataaaaatcttaaaagttTTGTGTCCCTTTTGTCAAACAAGTGGAGAGGatgctgtttttttttattcaaaaaaaaaatctaatttgatTGTAAATTTTGACGAATGCACCAAAAAGCTGATTTGtccattttcatatttgtatatttatatgtatgtcttcttttttaactctGCGTCATAATTCACATTGGTCCTAGAAGTTATCgataaattttggttggtTGTTTTCATGGTATATAACAATTAGTTTTTGGAAATATGATAAcccaattttaataatttctttctaatagggtgttttaattaattaattaattaaagagaacCTTTAGGATGTTTCAAAAACATTTCCAATGGTGTGCCTTCCTTTTGGAAATCATGATTATAGTGTTTGTTAGTAGAAAAAGATGTGTGTTTTATTACAACacaccaatatatatatatatatagttgtgtgtgtgtgatttTGGATTTAACATATGATTTTCATTCTTTGTCCACCTACAAAAAATTTGTGGCTTATTCTACCGTCCTTCTATAGGTTgcttaatcatttttaattcatgGCTCAATCATGGTTCATGGGACTTTGTTAACAAAGTCAATCAGTGGAAatctcttttaagttttttttctctttttcttttgtatctGTAATCTTTCCCCCCACTTTAAGTTGTTTTATAACAAGTCTTATTCTCAAATTCATTTTAGTGTCGCCCTTGGATTAATTGTTTTACCTATTCATATATCCCCATGGATGATGGATGTGCCTTAATTAAATTCttgtttgaattcaaattcaatgtGTTATGAAAGAAATTCGACAAAGTGAATTCCATACATATTCAGTCAATTTTTTCATGTATTCTCTCTTTaacatcaaattttaactaataacCATCATCAACCCACATCacaaaacattttattctACGAAGTTGTAGaatcaaatttgtttatgtagTGAGAAATTTCTGTTAAACGAAGTCTTGGGTAATTTAAAAAGGATGCAAAAATAAACTATCTCTTAAAGCAGATGGCAGCTGCTATCTGGCCATCTGGGAAGAGATGGCCATTCATACTGTTGGGCCCATTGGTTTGACAAAGGATTTGGAATCCTTTACAAACATAACGTAAGACGCAAGAGAGGAGAGGGAGAGGAATAGAAAAGAAGGGAAGGATAGGATAAGATTGactaatatatatgtatatctaataaatattaaaataaggTTCGATGTGAACCTCAAATTTCGTTCTCTATAATGATGAAGGACGTCATATCGTTCCCTTCACTAACATAAAGGAAGATGAATCAAAGACTCTTAGGCCTCGGGATTCTTTCATCTCTAGAAAGAGAGAGCGACAAACAGTGACACATGACACAGCATTCTTTGGATTTTTCATGACCCAAACAGagacttttttcatttaagaaGCGAGTTTTAGAAGCTAGCATAACGTAATGGGCTTTCACCTAATTAATCAAATGAGTAGTCTACAATAGATGAACCAAAGTAACAAGCTGCAAAAAAATGGGAATCTATAGATCTAAAAACCTAGGTTTTAAGTCCAGTCTAGTTTGATAGTTGATGGTTTatggaagatgaaaataaaggCAGGGGCAGTGGATAAAGGGAAGAGAAAGCTGGTGTGTGTTGGTTAAGAAGTGTAGGAAATGGAGGCAGGAGTCTCCTTTGGAGAAACAATGACTTCCCTCCTACGTGCTCAGTCAGTTTCAAAACACTGTTATTTGCTAAGACCCACACCAACAATCGCACACTATGAGTGACCCACCATTCAAAGGGGCTCTGTCTCTTAACCCATCACAGCAACAAAAAGGTCCAAACAGTTCCAAAAGGACAATTATTTCAGATACccccaaaaacaaaaatttgtacACTACAATTGCCCCAACATAATTGGTCCTTTTCTATCATCATTTTCTGCAAAAGTCAGAATATACAAgctctttcttctatttactttttatgttgTGTATTTCCTTTTCCAATTCCATAATTCTTAGTTAATAACGTTTTGACTGGACTAATTCAGGTTCGATATTTTCCCGGATTGTGTGCTTTAGTTCAATCCGAGTAAAATATTCaagtttctattttgttgGATGGGATGCTTTTCAACGTACTAGAAAATGGTTGATCCATACAGGGAAgatgctttttcttttaataaagaagGGGGTCCATGATCATTtctattgaaactatttatgtaCTTGAAACAGAAGACGTGATCGACTCCGACCACGACAATACAGCCACGGTGTGTGGGAATATTGTGCAATGCATGATTCAAATGTTATGGCTGAgaattaatcatttaattaacaGCTTAGATATAACATTCGAGTTTGTTCCTTGTGTTGCCTAAATGCCAAGaatcatataataaaaatgcatGTTCTATGTCTAGTTGATGAGACCGCAGTCCACAgcagaaaattgaagaatagaCCGACCTGTAACTTGCAGAAAGCTATTGCCTGCTAGAGCTAGTTGCAAATCTCAGACAGTTACAGCTGGAAGGAACCATCCTAGGCGGCAACATCATGAAATTGCATGCGGGGATTCATTCTTGTTGCGCCCAAATCAAGCATCCATCCATATGGCCTCCCTATTACACAATCAACAATCTAAATGAACcaaataaagttttataaaatttgagaacaACCTTCAACTAACAAATTGATTAAGGAAAAGACAATCTGTAAACGGAAGGATTGTAAAAAGTACATATTGGGAGACGTTTCCAAGAGTGCTAAAAGAATAGATTTGACTCCAAGGGTACTGAATTTACAAACTGACAAACGACCCAATAAAGACCATCTCAGATCCAATTTTACAGAATTTGAGGTTAAAATTTAGCGAACTTGTGGGGTCAAATAACCAGTACGTGTAATTGAACTCTATGAAATTTAAAGGTTTAAACTTATACATACAGCATTTAGATTAATGTACCATCTAATAAAATATCGTAATACTTGCAAATTTAAAGGTATGCatctaaatttctttatttacaaTGGATGAGATAGAAGCACTCTCTCGCACTAATGTTCAAGACCACGACTACCCAAGTCAGCTGCAGCTTTGGCCGCTCGATTCAGGGCATCAGACATGAAAAGAGCTCCCCTAGAGAAGTAGCTACTCCTGACCACAGTATCGGCAGCAGCGGCAGCTGTTCTTCCTGTGGCTGATATAGCTGATTTGGTGGTCTCCAATACGTGGTACTTCTCATCCACGGATTTAACTGCTTCATAACCCGCACCTAACATGTCAGTAAGGCCAATTCTATGACTCAAATCTGCTACCTTAGCTGCTGCCGTTGCTGAAACCTGATGAGATTCATCGAAGGCTTTAGCTTTTGTCAATGTGTCTTTACCCAGCACGTAACCCATGGCCAGCATGGTTTTGACTACTTCCTGGGCCATGGTTACTGCGTTACCAGCACTGGAAATGAACTGACTTCTTTGTGCCGACTACAAGATGGAGAActcatcaaataataaaagattgtCTATAGGAAGAAAACATGTGCAAATTGCAACAGGTAGGAAATATTAATAGATCTAATTTTTGAAACTTACAGCAGGAGTACTGTCTTCTTCCTGGTGACCAGGAGGCCTActccaaaaaccaaattcatcATCAAAATGTCCCCACCGTGTTATACAAACTCTTTGATCTACAATTTTTGCACCCTGCAAGAATCAGATAATGAACGCTAAAACATGATCATTATTATCAGGAGGAAAAAACAGGATCAAAAGTAACGACCATCTCcttaagagaaaaaataatggtCTGATGAAGTCCGATCAGGTAAATAAGGGTATTTCCACCGTCATTAAGCACATGACcagaaaagaaagttgattGAAAACCTAATGGTAAACCAAAAGGCATAGACAGGATAATCAAACCAGAACACTTGACGCTTACAAACTGAAATTTAGTATCCGTATAGAAATTCCTTAATCATTTGAATCAAGAGGATGTTAATCTGATGTGGCTATGTAAAACAACGAAAATTTGCAGCAAAGGAGAATAAGGAGAGAAAAATGTGTCTAGCAGATAATTCAACAATAACTATTAACAGCAACGTTATTTATCTCTAATCACAGTGTActcaacaacaataacaacgatGTGTTTGGCTCTCTAATTATCCCAtattcaacaacaacaacaacaatgtCATTATCCATAATCAGAGACTCGGCAGCAGCagtaacaaaaacaacaacgTTAATGTTTCTCTAATCACAGATTCAGATCTGCCACATGTCTATGGTTCAGACTTATcttcttttattgttattattatttgtataagAAGAACCAGATTTGTCATAAGCCTAAAACATTTATACCCCATGTCTATACAATGATAAACGGGTCCATATTTTTCAACAGAATGCATAGTTATATCCGCGGTTGTGCTGCTTAGAACATTCCAGTGGCATATTCCTATCATGGCTTCTTCCCCAGATTTGATGATGCCAAAACTATACTTTTGTTCTTAAATGCTCATGAAgcaattttcattatttgaaAGCCAATTTCTGGATCTCTCTCTCCCTTCCATTATTTCGATATTGatagttattgttgttttttgcTATTATTATTTCGCGAAGGTTTAACCACACTCAAGGACCTTAATGGAGGAAACGAAACCATCCTTTACAATTAATAGGAATCCAGTAAAAGCGGGGTTCAATCCTCTCTACAAAGGCAATCGGTTGCTTCATTGAGGAAAAAGATAGAGAGATACTTCACCAAAAGCAAATGAAGAATCCTTCCTCCAATGAAGCGAGAGCAAATTCAAAAGCATTTAAAATCgagaaaaacaaatgtcaCCGTGTCATTCTTCTTACAACTAAAATTGCCCAATGAGCCACATCAACACAAGTTAACCACATAATAATGCCTACTAAGGCACTTCCGTATTTCCAGAGCGATTTAACTCgacattataaattaaatatgtggGCTGTGGCTCACAACCCAATAATCAAGAATGTGGCTTTCACTATTCTATCGATGCAATGCATTAAAtccataaattattttcttcagaaaaaaagaaatcatttgaaagatatgtcatttaaatttgaacatcCGTAAGATTCTCGtgttcatataaaaaaataaaaagtcagAGAAATTGATACCATAAAtcatataatgtatatatatatgaatataaatatatgaagatCACATGTCTATATAGTATCAGAGTGCGCG encodes:
- the LOC101221355 gene encoding binding partner of ACD11 1, whose translation is MNPGGYTVEVTGLSPVATEKDVLDFFAFSGAIELVEIVRSGEDACTAYVTFKDAYSQETACLLSGAKIVDQRVCITRWGHFDDEFGFWSRPPGHQEEDSTPASAQRSQFISSAGNAVTMAQEVVKTMLAMGYVLGKDTLTKAKAFDESHQVSATAAAKVADLSHRIGLTDMLGAGYEAVKSVDEKYHVLETTKSAISATGRTAAAAADTVVRSSYFSRGALFMSDALNRAAKAAADLGSRGLEH